In Moraxella nasovis, the sequence TTTTTTTGGGGTTCTTGGATTACCGTCCTGTCGCTAGGCTGCTGGTTATTTATCTTCGGCGTACTGATATGGACACTAAAATCCAAGCCTGTCTTAGAAGAAGATGAAACGACAGGGCATTCTTACGATGGTATCCGTGAATATGATAAACCATTACCAAAATGGTGGTTGGTCATCTTCTTTGGTACATTGATTTGGGGTCTGGGCTATTTTGTTCTATTCCCATCTATTCAGCCAAATGTTTGGAAAGGTGTTACAACCGTTGAAGTTGATGGTCAAGCCGTGCCTTGGACATCAGAAAATGAACTAAACAGTCAGCTGCAAGCCAACAATAAAGTGTTCATAGATAACTTTGAACAAGGTATTTTGGTAAATGCAGGTGCAACAGGTGCAACAGCCATCTTGGCTAAATTGAATGATTTAGAAGCACAGCAACGTGCAAGCCAAACTCCTTCTAAAGAAATTCAAGCACAAATTGATGAGCAGTTAAAAGCACTAGCTCCTTATGTAGATAAGCTTGCTACCGACCCTGAAGCTCAGAAAGTTGGTAACAGACTATTCCTACAAAACTGTGCATTATGTCACGGCTCCAATGCTAAAGGTACAACAGGCTATCCAAACCTAACAGATAATGATTGGCTGTACGGTGGTGAAGCAGAAAATGTACTGACCACGATTCATAATGGTCGTGTAGGTGGAATGCCAGCTTGGCAGCAACAATTGGGCGAATCAGGTGTTCGTGCCGCTGCTGAATATGTGTTATCAATCTCTGGCAACCAAAATGGCTATGAGCTAAACCAAGAGCAAGTAAACCAAGGCAAGGCAATCTTTGATGCCAACTGTGTATTATGTCATGGTGAAGATGCTAAAGGTATGGTTGCAATGGCAGCTCCAAACTTAACCGATGATATCTGGTTGTTTGGCGGTGAGCGTGAAGTCATTAGAGAAACAATCCGTAACGGTCGTTCTGGCGTGATGCCTGAGTGGGCAAGTAAGCTTGGTAATGAGCGTGTTATGCTTCTTGCAGCTTATGTGCGTTCACTATCACAAAACCCAGCAGAATAATCCTTATTCTGTCATAAAAAAAGACCCCAACGATTTGGGGTCTTTTTTTTATTATGCAATTTTTAGTTGATGGCACATGTGTAAACTTTTGCATGGTTAAGCTTGTGGTGATTGCCATGAGTGATGACTGACAAGAGATGGGTTGATCAATAAAAAAGGCGTTAATAATACGCCCTTTTGATAATCTAGTTAAGCGGTTTGATTGTCAGTGTAGATGGCAGCTTGTAGCCAGATATTAGCTTGGATATAGTCGTGGACTTGAATTTTTGCGGTATCTTTGGTGCTTATAGCAGCGATGCGTACGACTAATGGCTGAGCATCTGGTTCACGTAAAATGACGACATCAAATAACGTAATGTCTTTATCAAAGGCTTTGGTTTGGCTAATGCCTAGCACCTGACCTTGGCACCACGCTTCATCTTCTTGACCGAAAGTTTCGCCAAATAAATAAATACAGCTATGCCCAAGATTTATCTCCACAGGTGCAAGCGGTTCGCCTTCTTTGATGTCGCTTGGTTGCCATTGACTGATTTGAGCTTCGATATCATCAGGTACTGTACCACCATTTGCACTA encodes:
- the ccoP gene encoding cytochrome-c oxidase, cbb3-type subunit III, with the protein product MSFFWGSWITVLSLGCWLFIFGVLIWTLKSKPVLEEDETTGHSYDGIREYDKPLPKWWLVIFFGTLIWGLGYFVLFPSIQPNVWKGVTTVEVDGQAVPWTSENELNSQLQANNKVFIDNFEQGILVNAGATGATAILAKLNDLEAQQRASQTPSKEIQAQIDEQLKALAPYVDKLATDPEAQKVGNRLFLQNCALCHGSNAKGTTGYPNLTDNDWLYGGEAENVLTTIHNGRVGGMPAWQQQLGESGVRAAAEYVLSISGNQNGYELNQEQVNQGKAIFDANCVLCHGEDAKGMVAMAAPNLTDDIWLFGGEREVIRETIRNGRSGVMPEWASKLGNERVMLLAAYVRSLSQNPAE